The sequence CTTCCAGGTTGCTGTCTCAGCTTTCCAATTACGTGGGCCTAATTACTAGCCCGCGCATTCATACCGGTCGGTTAGCGGCGATTAAATTGGTCCATCTGAGTCATCGGCTGGCTTTAGCTCTACTGTTTACCGAAAACGGTCAGGTGGAAAATCGGGTACTAGTACTACCACCTGAGGTTGAGCCTAAAGATATCGAGGGCTTAGCCGCTTACTTCACCCACCGTTTGGCTGGTAGACCCATAGAAGAAATTACCAGCCAACTGCTAGATCAGGTTTACTCGGAGCTGTTGGAAGACTATCGGCAAAGCTATGTGCTGCTAAGCCAGATCGCCGGGGCACTTATGGGCTGGCTTAAGTCCGGTGGTCGCAGTCGGGTCTACACCGGTGGTGCCCACAACATCCTGACGCAGCCGGAATTCCAGGATTTGGAGAAGGTGCGTCACCTCTTGGCCCTGTTGGAGGAGGAGACGTTGTTGCTCCAACTGTTGCAACGGGAACCGGGAATTACTGTAACCATCGGCAGGGAAAACAGATTACCGGTGATGCAAAACTGCACCGTGGTATCGTCCACCTATACAGTTAATGGAAAATTGGCCGGAACGGTAGCGGTTTTGGGCCCAACTCGGATGGATTACGCTCATGTGATCTCGGTGCTAGAACATATGGCTAGCTGTCTTGAAGAAGCTTTTTCTGGCCAAAATAGTGATCGGCAGAGTGAGGAGGCATTCTAAAATCCCTAAAAGTCGCTTTGAAAGGAGTAGATGTGAATGAAGCCAGGAGCCGGGGGGGCTGAAGTGGACGAGCGCTTGGCCGCTCTGATTTCCAACGCCAATGCTATTCGGGCCATTACCGCAGCAGTAGAAGGCACCATGGGGCCAAAAGGGTTGGACACCATGCTGGTAGATCGATTTGGTGAAGTTACCATCACCAACGATGGGGTTACTATTCTAGAGCAAATGGATGTCAATCATCCGGCTGCTCGGATGCTGATTAATGTGGCTCGAGCCCAACAGGATGAAATTGGCGACGGCACCACCACCTGCACGATTTTGGCCAAAGCCCTGGTAAGCGAAGGAGTAAATCATGTGGTGCGGGGCGTTCCAGTGGTACGAGTGATTGAGGGAATACGCTACGGTATTGAGCGAGCCCTTAAGATTATTAAGCAACATGCCCGCTCGGTGGAAAGCATGGATGCTCCTGTGCTGGAACGCATTGCCTATATTGCTGGCAGAGAGAACAAAGACATTGCTGAGTTGGTGGTACAGGCTGCCCGGCTTGTGGGCGAGGAAAAAATCCGTGACGAAAACTTTCGTTTAGCGGATACTATCATGGCGCAGGAAGGAGCCGACAACGAAGTATTCATGGGGCTGGTCTTAAGCCGCGAGCGGCTTAGCTGCCAGATGCCGGAGAAAAAAGACAATGTAAAAGTGTTGGTACTAGATGATGCTTTAGATCCCGAGGAGATCGAAGAAGAAGCTTTGGGTACAGAAACTGGTTTTAGCAAATACCTGGAGCTGCAAGAAGAATTCCGCCGGAACTTGAGCAAGCTGGTGGATTTAGGCGTCGGGTTAGTACTTGTTAGCCGTTCGGTTCATAATATTGCTGAGGAAGTACTCACCGATGCCGGTGTTTTTGTTGTAGATCGTCTAGCTAGCGATTCTTTACGCTCGGCAGCTGAACATACCGGGGCCCGGTTGCTCAAGCGGGCAGCGCTAAAGAAACCGACGACAGAGCTGGAGACCTATTTGGGTTTTGTAAGTAATGTCTATGAGGATGAGAAGTTGGGGCAGGTGCGAATTCTAGGCGGTAAAGGGAAACCTATAGCTACTGTTCTGGTCGGGGCAGCTACGGAGGAAGTGGTAGGGGAACGGCAACGTATTGCCCGTGACGCGGCTTCATCACTGCAAGCGGCAGTCAGGGGAGGAGTTGTTCCCGGCGGCGGTACAGTAGAGGTTGCAGTGGCACGTGAATTGGCGTCTAGCCGCCAGGAAATGAGGGGCATGAGTGCTTACGGTGCGGATGCCGTGATAGAAGCCTTGAAGCGCCCTCTAGCCCAGATTGCGGCTAACGCCGGTTTTAATCCATTAGAGAAAGTAGAGGAGGTATGGGCTGCTCAACTTAATACCGAAACCGATGACTTGGGCATCAACTGTGAAGATGGGAAAGTGGCTTCGGTAGTTGAGTTAGGGGTCTCAGATCCGGCTTTAGTGAAGACTTATGCGCTTAAGGCTGCTGGGGAAGTGGCCGAAGCCATCCTGCGTATCGATACTATTATTAAGCGCAAAGATCCCATTAGCCCTCCCGGCAGTGTTGACCAAGGCAGGGATGGAGCAGCAGCGTTGGATTTTTAGCTTTTGAGGTGATGAGTTAGTGATAGAGGAGCATCCAGAGGAGACCAGGTTCGATCATAGTAACGCCATGTCTTCAGCCCCTTCCCCTGAAGCGGATGCCTTAGCCGAAGATAGGAGAAGGGATAACGGTGGGGCGGATACAACTGCAGACGACGATCTTGGGGCCAGACTGGAAGCGGCTGAGGAGAAGGCAGCCAAATATCAGGCTCAACTTACCCGGTTGCAGGCCGACTTTGTTAACTTCCGCCGTCGCATGGAGCGCGAACGGATTGAGCAGATAAAGTTTGCTAATGAACAGTTGCTGCATAATCTGTTACCGGTAGTGGATAATTTAGAGCGAGCCCTCGAAGCTGGTAAAGATATTGAATCGGCTAAGCCGCTGCTAGAAGGAGTAGGTCAGGTGCTGAAGCAATTCTTGACCTTGTTGGAAAAGGAAGGGGTTACTCCCTTGGATCCCGCTCTAGGGCAGCCTTTTGAGCCTAAGCACCAAGAAGCTCTAATTCGTGCTGAGGGCGAAGCGGAAGTGGTGGTGGAAGAATTGTTGCGCGGGTGGCGTTATCACGACCGCGTACTGAGACCCACATTGGTAAAAGTGGGACCGCGGCCAGATACAACAGAGGGCAATAGCGAAGCTGGCGGTATGGCAAATGAAGCCGACACAATTGATACAGCCGGTACCAAGGAGGTAGAGCAATAGGATGGCAAAAGTCATTGGCATTGATTTGGGCACAACTAATTCTGTGGTTGCAGTTATGGAAGGTGGGGAGCCGATTATTATAACTAATGCCGAAGGAAGCCGGCTTACCCCCTCAGTAGTTGCTTTTTCCAAGGATGGGGAACGGATGGTAGGCCAGGTGGCCCGGCGTCAGGCCATAACCAACCCCGAACGCACGGTGCTATCGGTAAAACGGCAAATGGGTTCTAATCATAGATCACGTATTGACGATAAGGGGTACACTCCTCAAGAAATTTCGGCCATGGTTTTACAGAAACTAAAGAATGATGCCGAAGCTTACTTGGGAGAAAAAGTAAATCAGGCTGTTATTACGGTGCCGGCTTATTTCAGTGACAGCCAAAGGCAGGCCACAAAAGATGCCGGAGTAATTGCCGGCTTGGAAGTCCTGCGAATTATCAACGAGCCTACAGCCGCTGCTTTGGCCTATGGCTTAGACAAGGGTCAGGATCAGACGATACTGGTCTTTGACTTAGGCGGAGGGACTTTCGACGTTTCTTTGCTGGAACTGGGTGACGGGGTATTCGAAGTTAAAGCCACCAGCGGAAACACCAAGCTGGGTGGTGACGATTTCGACCAACGGATCATAGACTATGTGGCCGCTGAATTTAAGAAGGAGCAAGGAATCGATCTTACACAAGACAAGATGGCCCTGCAGCGGCTCAAAGAAGCGGCTGAAAAGGCTAAGATCGAGTTATCCAGCCTACTGAGCACCACAATAAATCTGCCTTTTATCACTGCTGATGCCAGCGGACCCAGGCACCTGGAGATATCGTTGACCAGAGCCAAATTTGAAGAACTTACCCGCGATTTAGTCGAGGCCAGCATGGGCCCCACCCGGCAGGCGCTGGCTGACGCCGGTTTGAAGCCAGTAGATGTGGACAAGATTTTGCTGGTCGGCGGTTCCACCCGAATTCCAGCTGTACAAGAGGCTATTACCGGCTATTTCGGCAAGGAACCACACAAGGGTATTAACCCGGACGAATGTGTAGCCATGGGGGCTGCCATCCAGGCCGGTGTGTTGGCCGGCGAGGTCAAAGATGTACTGCTGCTGGATGTGACCCCGCTCTCGTTAGGGATCGAAACCCTAGGTGGAGTGTTCACCAAGATTATCGAGCGCAACACCACTATTCCCACTGCCAAGAGCCAAATATTCTCCACTGCTGCCGACGGCCAAACCGGGGTGGAGATTCATGTTTTGCAGGGCGAGCGAGCTATGGCGGCAAATAACAAGACTCTAGGCCGGTTCGAACTGACTGGAATTCCGCCGGCACCTCGAGGTGTGCCTAAGATTGAAGTCACGTTTGATATCGATGCCAACGGTATTGTGCATGTCTCGGCCAAGGACTTGGGCACAGGCAAAGAACAATCCATCACCATCAAATCCTCCAGCGGCCTCAGTGATGAAGAGATCGAGCGGATGCGTAAAGAGGCGGATCTTCATGCCGCCGAAGACGAAGAGCGTCGCCAAGCTATTGAGGCCAGGAATCAGGCCGATGCCTTAGTATACAGTGCCGAGAAGACGGTCAAAGAGGCGGAAGGTAAGGTGGATAAGGGATTGATCGATACGGCTAAAGAAGCGACAGCAGAACTGAAAGAGAAGCTAAAGAGCGACGACCCAGAGGTGCTGAAGAAAGCCAGCGAGAAGCTCTCCGAAGCCCTTTATGCCATAAGCTCTGCCCTTTATGCTAAGTCCCAGGAGGCTAGCGGCCAACAGACCGGTGATCCCGGTTCGGAGACGAAAACTGATGACAATGTGGTAGATGCTGACTACAAGGTAGAGGATGACAAGAAGTAAAGGGCATGAAGGCGGAGGGTGATAAGGTTGGCCGATAAACGCGATTATTACGAAGTACTGGGCGTGCCGCGCACGGCCAGCCAGGAGGAAATCAAGAAAGCCTACCGGAAATTGGCTCGCAGATATCACCCTGATGTAAACCCTGGCGACCCAACGGCAGAAGAGAAGTTCAAAGAGCTTAACGAAGCCTATGAAGTACTAAGCGACAGTCAGAAGAAGGCGCAGTATGACCAGTTTGGCCATGCTGCCTTCGATGCAGCGGCCTTTGGCGGTCAGGGGGGTTCCGGTGGTTTTGGCGATTTTGGCTTTGACATCTTCGGCGATATTTTCGATATGTTCAGCGGCAGTCGCGGCCAGAGAGCCCGACGAACCGGGCCGGAGCGCGGAGCCGATCTGCAGTATGATTTGGAAATCACGCTGGAAGAAGCTGCCACCGGGATCGAACGGGATATAAATGTATTTCGGGAGGAAATGTGTGCAACCTGTGCTGGCAGCGGCGCAGCCCCTGGGACTTCACCCAGCACCTGCCCCAGTTGTGGCGGGACCGGAGAGCTTAGGCAAGAACGGGCGACTCCCTTTGGTCGGATGGTGAACGTTAGTGCTTGTTTGCGCTGTGGTGGCACCGGTCGGGTTATTGCTGAACCGTGTAAGGATTGTGGTGGCAGTGGCCGTGTTCGTCGAGCCCGACGTATTCATGTTCGGGTACCGGCTGGAGTCGATACAGGTGCTCGCTTGCGGTTGGCCGGAGAAGGCGGCCCGGGCGTGCGCGGTGGTCCATCGGGGGATTTGTATGTTTTTATTACGGTGAAACCACATAAAGTCTTTGAACGGGAGCGGGATAATCTTTATACTAAGATCGAGATCAATATCGCTCAGGCAGTTTTGGGAGCGGAAGTGGATGTACCGATCTTGGCTGGGTCGGCCAAGCTCACCATTCCGGAAGGAACTCAAAGCGGTTCTCGTTTTCGCCTGCGGGGGAGAGGGATGCCCTTCTTGCGCGGGCACGGTCGCGGTGATCTAATAGTAACTGTGCTTGTGCGTACGCCGGTGAGCCTGACCCCAAAACAGCGTGAGCTGTTTGAAGAGTTGGCTCAGACTTTAGGAACTGAGACTCAAGGCCGGGAAGAGAAGGGTTTTTTCAAGAAGATGCGTGATGCACTGGGTAAGTAGTGGTGGTAGAGAAGGGAGGGCCCTCGATGAGAGGATGGGCAGAGATCAGCATTCAGACGGCCCAAGAAGCGGTGGAAGCAGTGGCCAATATCCTGCATGAAGCCGGAGCCGGCGGGGTAGTCATCGAGGACCCAGCCCAGCTGGTGGCGCGGGCGGATGAGCTCGGTGTGAGCGAGCTGCTGAAGGCTGCGCCACTGAACGGCAACGTGACGGTGAAAGCATACTTACCGGTAAATGTTAAATTGGAAGCTCGAATCAAAGCGCTGCAAAGAGAACTTAATCGGGTGCTAAAATTGCTGGCGGTACCGGGCGAAATATCACTGCAAGAAGTGGCTGAGGAAGAATGGGCCACAGCGTGGAAAACGTACTACAAACCTTTTCGCGTGGGGGAACATATAGTCATCAAACCGGCTTGGGAAGAATGCGGGACAGCAGCGAACGAGATTGTCATTGAGCTCGATCCGGGTCTGGCTTTCGGTACCGGCAATCATCCCACCACCGTGATGGCGTTGACGTTGTTGGAGCGTTACCTCCAGCCAGGAGCCAAAGTCTTCGATATCGGGACAGGCTCAGGAATTTTGTCCATAGCTGCCGCCAAACTGGGAGCGGCTGAAGTAGCAGCGGTAGATGTGGATCCGGTGGCACTGGAAGCCGCTTGGGAAAATTGTCAGCGCAATCATGTGATTAATAAGGTGACGGTTTTGCCCGGAGACCTATTCGAAGAACTTTCAGGCCGGGCGGACTTAGTGGTAGCGAATATTACCGCCGATGTCCTGTTGCTGTTAATCGACGATTTGCCCCTTCATCTGGGTGCTCAAGGAGCCTTCGTCGGCAGCGGTGTTATCGAGTCACAATTCGATGATATTAAAGAGGCTCTAACCAATAAGGGCTTGAAGCTGCTGGAGATCATGGGACAAGAAGAGTGGGTGGCTTTTGCTGCCGGCTGGGAGGAAGCGTAGATGTATCGCTTCTTTGCTGGGCCGGAGCAGTTTAGAGACGGGAAAGTGTTTTTGGCTACAGAAGAAGCCTACCATCTAAGGAAAGTCCTGCGCTTGGAGTCAGGAACGATGGTGCGTGTGTTCAACGGTCGGGGGCATGAATATCAGGTACAACTCACAGTTGAAACTAGCGGTAGGGTTT is a genomic window of Bacillota bacterium containing:
- the dnaJ gene encoding molecular chaperone DnaJ produces the protein MADKRDYYEVLGVPRTASQEEIKKAYRKLARRYHPDVNPGDPTAEEKFKELNEAYEVLSDSQKKAQYDQFGHAAFDAAAFGGQGGSGGFGDFGFDIFGDIFDMFSGSRGQRARRTGPERGADLQYDLEITLEEAATGIERDINVFREEMCATCAGSGAAPGTSPSTCPSCGGTGELRQERATPFGRMVNVSACLRCGGTGRVIAEPCKDCGGSGRVRRARRIHVRVPAGVDTGARLRLAGEGGPGVRGGPSGDLYVFITVKPHKVFERERDNLYTKIEINIAQAVLGAEVDVPILAGSAKLTIPEGTQSGSRFRLRGRGMPFLRGHGRGDLIVTVLVRTPVSLTPKQRELFEELAQTLGTETQGREEKGFFKKMRDALGK
- a CDS encoding chaperonin; this translates as MKPGAGGAEVDERLAALISNANAIRAITAAVEGTMGPKGLDTMLVDRFGEVTITNDGVTILEQMDVNHPAARMLINVARAQQDEIGDGTTTCTILAKALVSEGVNHVVRGVPVVRVIEGIRYGIERALKIIKQHARSVESMDAPVLERIAYIAGRENKDIAELVVQAARLVGEEKIRDENFRLADTIMAQEGADNEVFMGLVLSRERLSCQMPEKKDNVKVLVLDDALDPEEIEEEALGTETGFSKYLELQEEFRRNLSKLVDLGVGLVLVSRSVHNIAEEVLTDAGVFVVDRLASDSLRSAAEHTGARLLKRAALKKPTTELETYLGFVSNVYEDEKLGQVRILGGKGKPIATVLVGAATEEVVGERQRIARDAASSLQAAVRGGVVPGGGTVEVAVARELASSRQEMRGMSAYGADAVIEALKRPLAQIAANAGFNPLEKVEEVWAAQLNTETDDLGINCEDGKVASVVELGVSDPALVKTYALKAAGEVAEAILRIDTIIKRKDPISPPGSVDQGRDGAAALDF
- the dnaK gene encoding molecular chaperone DnaK, giving the protein MAKVIGIDLGTTNSVVAVMEGGEPIIITNAEGSRLTPSVVAFSKDGERMVGQVARRQAITNPERTVLSVKRQMGSNHRSRIDDKGYTPQEISAMVLQKLKNDAEAYLGEKVNQAVITVPAYFSDSQRQATKDAGVIAGLEVLRIINEPTAAALAYGLDKGQDQTILVFDLGGGTFDVSLLELGDGVFEVKATSGNTKLGGDDFDQRIIDYVAAEFKKEQGIDLTQDKMALQRLKEAAEKAKIELSSLLSTTINLPFITADASGPRHLEISLTRAKFEELTRDLVEASMGPTRQALADAGLKPVDVDKILLVGGSTRIPAVQEAITGYFGKEPHKGINPDECVAMGAAIQAGVLAGEVKDVLLLDVTPLSLGIETLGGVFTKIIERNTTIPTAKSQIFSTAADGQTGVEIHVLQGERAMAANNKTLGRFELTGIPPAPRGVPKIEVTFDIDANGIVHVSAKDLGTGKEQSITIKSSSGLSDEEIERMRKEADLHAAEDEERRQAIEARNQADALVYSAEKTVKEAEGKVDKGLIDTAKEATAELKEKLKSDDPEVLKKASEKLSEALYAISSALYAKSQEASGQQTGDPGSETKTDDNVVDADYKVEDDKK
- a CDS encoding nucleotide exchange factor GrpE; the protein is MIEEHPEETRFDHSNAMSSAPSPEADALAEDRRRDNGGADTTADDDLGARLEAAEEKAAKYQAQLTRLQADFVNFRRRMERERIEQIKFANEQLLHNLLPVVDNLERALEAGKDIESAKPLLEGVGQVLKQFLTLLEKEGVTPLDPALGQPFEPKHQEALIRAEGEAEVVVEELLRGWRYHDRVLRPTLVKVGPRPDTTEGNSEAGGMANEADTIDTAGTKEVEQ
- the prmA gene encoding 50S ribosomal protein L11 methyltransferase, with amino-acid sequence MRGWAEISIQTAQEAVEAVANILHEAGAGGVVIEDPAQLVARADELGVSELLKAAPLNGNVTVKAYLPVNVKLEARIKALQRELNRVLKLLAVPGEISLQEVAEEEWATAWKTYYKPFRVGEHIVIKPAWEECGTAANEIVIELDPGLAFGTGNHPTTVMALTLLERYLQPGAKVFDIGTGSGILSIAAAKLGAAEVAAVDVDPVALEAAWENCQRNHVINKVTVLPGDLFEELSGRADLVVANITADVLLLLIDDLPLHLGAQGAFVGSGVIESQFDDIKEALTNKGLKLLEIMGQEEWVAFAAGWEEA
- the hrcA gene encoding heat-inducible transcription repressor HrcA, producing the protein MLSERKRKVLKAVVSDYVNTAEPVGSRTLVRRHNLGVSTATIRNEMADLEEMGYLEQPHVSAGRVPSDYGYRFYVDHLMEQDELTSSEQSLLNQLAYPRSQEADMVLTTASRLLSQLSNYVGLITSPRIHTGRLAAIKLVHLSHRLALALLFTENGQVENRVLVLPPEVEPKDIEGLAAYFTHRLAGRPIEEITSQLLDQVYSELLEDYRQSYVLLSQIAGALMGWLKSGGRSRVYTGGAHNILTQPEFQDLEKVRHLLALLEEETLLLQLLQREPGITVTIGRENRLPVMQNCTVVSSTYTVNGKLAGTVAVLGPTRMDYAHVISVLEHMASCLEEAFSGQNSDRQSEEAF